In Lolium perenne isolate Kyuss_39 chromosome 5, Kyuss_2.0, whole genome shotgun sequence, the sequence CTAGCTGTAATCATAGATCTGGTGTTTTTGTGCAGGTACTCATACCAGATTGGGCACGAGCTACAGGATGGGACCGTGGCGTGGGGCAAGTCCTCCACCTTCCGCGCGTCGCCGTTCCCTGGCCAGGCTTCTCTTCAGCGTGTCGTAATCTTCGGCGACATGGGACTCGTAAGAATATAATGATGAAATTTCAGGTGTATCCTATCCATTGCTATTAGAAGTTAGGCACTGATCATGGTGGTCTTGTACTGCAGGGGGCAAGGGACGGCAGCAGTGAGCTTGAGGGGTTCCAGCCCGGGGCACAGGTGACCACCGACCGGCTAATCAAGGACCTGCCGAACTACGACGCCGTGTTCCACATCGGAGACCTCTCGTACGCGAATGGCTTCCTCGCGCAGTGGGACCAGTTCACTGCGCAGATCGAGCCCATCGCCTCCAAGGTCCCCTACAATGTCGCAAGGTTCGTACACTGACCCCTGAATCTTTGCAAGTTCAGGTGCATTTGTACTCAGAGATGTGTGCGCTGCAGTGGCAACCACGAGCGGACGTTCATGGACACGGGCGGGTTCTACAACGGCAACGACTCGCACGGCGAGTGCGGCGTGCCGGCCGAGACCTACTTCTATGTGCCGGCGCCAGCCCACCGCGGCAAGTTCTGGTACGCCGCCGACTACGGCATGTTCCGCTTCTGCGTCGGCGACACAGAGCACGACTGGCGGCCGGGGTCCGAGCAGCACGCGTTCCTCGACTCGTGCTTCGCCGGCGCCGACCGGAAGCACCAGCCGTGGCTCGTCTTCCTGGCGCATCGCCCGCTCGGCTACTCCTCCAACGACTTTTACGAGCAGGAGGGCTCCTTCTCGGAGCCCATGGGCCGCACCCTGCAGCCGCTCTGGCAGAAGCACCGCGTCGACCTCGCCGTGTACGGTCACGTCCACAACTACGAGCGGACGTGCCCCGTCTACGAGAACACCTGCACCGTCAAGGGCAAGGACGCTCAGAGCAGCTACTCCGGCGCACTCGGCGGGACGATCCACGTCGTGGCCGGGACCGGTGGCGCCAAGCTCAGGACCTACGCCGGCGGGGCCTGGCCGCAGTGGAGCGTCGCCAGGAACGAGAGCTTCGGCTACGTCAAGCTCACCGCCAGCGACCACTCCACCATGCGGTTCGAGTTCATCCACAGCGACGACGGTGCCGTGCACGACGCGTTCAACATCACCAGAGACTACAGGGACGTCATGGCCTGCGCCGTCGACAGCTGCGCGCCTCACACATTAGCCAACTAGCTAGGTAGCAGAACTTCCTTTTCATTTTTTTAGTAGAATTAGGAGGATTTATGTGCGGATGTAGTGATCTAATTTACATAGAAATCAGCCGTTCCATAATCGATTTCGGAAGGCACGCACTATAAATCCTGCTTGTTCTTGTGCACGGTAAAGCTGTTGTACACGTGGCCATCGGACCGCCTGTGCTCGAACTTCAGCATCGTTTCATCATTGCCGTCAGCTTGCCGAAACCATGCGTAGTTCGGGTGTGTTTGGTTTGAGCCCCAACCAGCCCAACCAAAATATTGGCATGACCAATTCTAAGGCATAACCAAAATTTTGGCAAGTCATTGTTGTTTGGATTGCAGCCACTATGGCTGccaatttttttttgccaaaattGCTAGGCCTTCGTTTGGTTTGCACCAAGTAACTTGCCACACATTTGATAACTTATACTATTAACTAGTGTTCCATTCGATTCCAATTAGTAACGAGCGAACTGAAATGTCGCCAAACATTAAAATGATCATGGATTTGCCTGCAAAACTAAAAGGACGGCCAAGCATGACCCGCGATGGCTCAAAAAAAAAGCATGACCCGCGATGGCTACTAAACATGACTTTCGTTACAATTTACACGGCTGCTTACACGGAAGACAGAACTAAACTGACGCTTGATCGATTATAAGCGGCAGACCTAACGTGCTTGCAGTTAATCCGCCGCACTTGCTGATTTAGTTATACTGGACCACAGATTGGCATGCCGGGCTACCAATTTTTTGGCGAGCGTTTTGTGCGCCCTCCGCGCGCCCGGGCGTTGGCGAAAAATGCACTGCAGGATCAAGGGCGCGCTGGGCGAGCCAATATTTTGGCATCGTTCCAAAGGAAAGCCAAATCGCAAGGGCCAGCCAAAAAATTGGTAGGGTCGGCATGGGCTGGAAACCAACCATACCCTTCATCTCCCGGGTACACGCTCCCGAGCGCACTTCTGCACTTCTCCTCGTACACTGGGCACGTCCACAGCTTTTCCAAGCTCTACACTACTGTACGGTAGGGTTATAGGAGCATTTCAAAGTGCCCCAATAGGTAGCCAAAGTGCCCCTAATTACTTTTAGGGGCACTATGAAAAGTGTCCTGGATGTTTGTGTCCCTAAATGTATTTGGGGTATTTTGAATGAAATGCCCCAAATACATTTAGGGGTAGTTTGAATTTTGCCTCTAAAGATTTTTAGGGGCACTTTGAGATTTGCCTCAAAAGAATTTCAGAGGCACTTTGAGATTTGCCTCAAAAGAATTTTTAAGGCACTTTGAATTTTGCCTCTAAAGGTTTTTAGGGGCAGTTTGAATTTTGCCTCTAAAGGTTTTTAGGGGCAGTTTGAATTTTGCCTCTAAAGGTTTTTAGAGGCATTTTGAGATTTGCCTCTAAATGTCTTTAGAGGCAGTTTCAGATGTGACTCTAAATGTCTTTAGAGGCAGTTTCATATGTGCCTCTAAATGTCTTTACAAGCTAGTAAACAAAATGCCTCTAAAACTACAAGCATTACAGTAGTCATATTACAGTACTAACTAGACCATGAAAGCGCGCTTTGCCGCGCCCGTCcatctctaaaaaataattaccgGAACTTTGAAAATAATAAATGATGTTCGTATTAGAATTTGAATGGTTCATATTATGGTGCGTTTGTGTAAGGGTGAGGAAAATTTGTTTACAAAATCCATCTTCTATTTTTACTGATCGGCAAATATAAATATTTCTCGAATATCTTGCTGCAAGCACTATGCGTCAAAATCACAAATTCCAAATTGGTTTCACGATAGATCAATAACAATAATATCTCGTTGATGCATTATTGATCCATAGTATTACATTCAAGAAGGACATGGTTATACTGACATATAGTTGCAGCATTTCCCACTCTGTAAACTGGACATGCACCTTGTATTCTACATAATCCTATGAAAGAACATAAAAGCATTTCGGTACTTATTTTAATCTTATATAATCATCCAATATTGTCAACTTCCATGTGTGAACTTTTTGTTTATAAAGATTTAAGATATATAGAAACCACTGTAACATGATGGAATAATATAAATAATAATTTTACTTCAGAAGTTGCACTAAAGCCACTTCAAACATTTTCCATTCTACTTATTTCAGGACAACACGCATTCATCTGGATACTACAAGTACATAGGGCAAACACACAGTATGTCACCGGCTATTGGAATAAATGGCCCATTTCTGAAGATGCAGAAAATGGAACTCATAGTAATATCATCATACAAATATAAGTAAGGCAGGACAGATATTAGCTTTAAACATTCACATAAATAATCAGTTCATACTAAAATAGCAAGAACCTATTTGCATAGATAGGCACGGAAAGAAACAGCTTCGAAAGCAAACATACATCACCAATTGTCACGACGCATTGCAGCAACCAAAGAGCCTCTATACACAGAATTCCAGGGAAAAGGATGTTACGGGTAATATCTGAACATGATTTTGTACAATGCTCCGCACAGATGCTAATTACACAAGTTTATTTTGATTGCCCAAATTTACCATGATTTTGTACAAAGGTCGGGAAAGAAACTAATTTTCAAAATTCACGAGGTCAAAGTTGGCATGCTAATGGTGACTTGCAAGAACAAATTACAAAAGTACAGAAATAACAGGGGGGAAATGGAGAAGGAAAACCAGAATACTTTTCATGGTGTGTCCCCATGGCCAACTCAACTGTAGCAGTGCACACAGATCCAGGAGCTACAACTTTGGAGTCATCTTGCCATAAAAACAATAGAGCAGCCTTGGGGGATGCAAGTGCCATTTCCATCTGCTCTCCATCTTGGCCCTCTGCTGAAGTGCACCAGCCTGAAATCAACATACACAACAAATCGAGGGGAGGCATGAGCGTGGTAAGGAAGGGGTGGACTGGCGGTGGACTCTCACAAGAGCTAGCTTTAAGGAAAACAAATTACCATCCGCGAGACGATTCAGAAATCCCTCACCCCATCCGAGGTATAAACTGGTGTCCAAAAGCCTGCAATCTTGATGCAGAAATGCTAAATTGTCGAGGTTGCCAAACGTCGTGGCTAGACGAAGGTGCCTTATTTGCTCCGCATCCACATTGTCAGAAGTGATCAGAAGAATCATCAGGCGCAGCCTGCAAAGAAGTAGTATTATTAGGCCAAAATCTGATTGATCTGAATAGAAAAAAAAGATAAGGTATGGAAATCATTTCATGAGAAATAACGCACCAAACAGCACTAAGCATTACATTCGTGATTTCACGGCTAGAATTTACAACGAAGCTGCAAAACTTATAAATCAGCTATTCCTGTAGCTCCAAACCTAACCTAATTAATAGGCAGACAGACGTCTCAGTTTAGAGGCTGACGATCTGGATTGGACTGTTGAAGAATGAAGACAAATAACTGTTAAATACTACCCTGGTGTCGACCAGTTCATCCATCTCCTCCGTCAACCGTGGGATAGGATGGACATGGGCGACAACAACAGTGCCGCCTTCCATGGATGGATGCAGCTCGACGTTGGAAACGGCTGATATAGATGGATCCAGCTCCTTCTCCCATTCCATAACCTTCCCCTATCTCAGAAGAAATAAGGTAGCAGTTGGCGAGAGCTGTAGCGCGGCGCAAAAGCAGTCGCGGGCTCGCCGCCATCCGCCGTCCACCACCTGCAGGCTGCAGCTAATCCCAAGCAAAGAACATGGAGAATGATGGAAAGTCAATGGATGAGACGGGGAGTAAAATGGAGGACTATCATCCGCAGCTTATATGTGGAAACGGGGAAGGTGAACAGGCATGACCGAACCGGCGCACCTGCTACGCCATCAATAGCTCCAAGAAACGGCAGCGTTTCGAATGGGGAGAGACGCTCGAGGAGCTAGTGCGGCTGCGGAGGGGAAAAAGGACAGCGCACTGGGCTATGGACTATGCAGTTCACACATTCGGCCCGATTAACCACAAGTCTCCCAGGTTGATCTTTGGAGTAGAAGCCCATAAATGCTGGGCCGATCAGGAATGGCAGGATGAGAAGACCAAACAATCTGGAGCCTTAAAAGATTAGATCGGACGGTTTATGGCGTCAAAATGCTCAGAGGGCTCCTAGCTAGTTACGTTATATTGTTAACTAATAACATTACAGTACTGGTTACAACAATATCCTTCATCATATAAGATTTGGTCAAAGTTGGGGTATAAGACAATCACAGTGATCACATTACAGTACTAACATGCATAAGACAATCACAGTGATCACATTACACTACAGATGCATAACTTTGCAGTTTTGGAGGTATTGTTTTGCACAGATGCATAAGACAATGACAGTAATTTCATGACAGTATCTAAGCAGTAACTTTCTGACTTCCACCTTTCCTCTTCTTAGCAGTAGATGCAACTGCGTTCAACTTCTTCTCAAGTGTACATGCAATCTTGGCTGATGGTCTATCGATTAACGGATCAGTTACCTACAAGGAACCAATTTTGAATGTGTCAAACAACATATGTTGGAATAAAAAAGATTGAGCAATTAAGATGTAACAACTAATCAGGTAACATAAATAATTTCAGTAACGGAGGAATAAATGATCAAGTACTGGCGAAATGAGATCTCTGCCAAGTTGACCGGCAAACTAAAGCAACTAGGTCGGGTTGCTGCATGCTCTATAAGTCGGCAGCAAAACATAAATCTTGCAAAAGTGATACAAAAGCTGTTCTGCGAGGTAGAAAACTAGAAATCTAGCTGAATGTAGTTTCAGGTGATGATTTAGTTGGCAAGATAACAGATAATTGCACTACCATATACAAATAATTGTATTAAATCAAGTTGAACAAGAAAGAATCAAGAAACAAATATAAGTCTCATAAGTTTGCCGCGGGTGGCAGTCGACAGAAGCTGCGGTGGAAAAGGTTAAGTGGCATCTTATAACAATCTGTCATGTCATGCATATTTTTTTATGTGGGGAGTCTGTTTGATTAATGTATGCTCTGCCATATATGTTGTGAACATGTCATAAGTGTAAAATTCACTGTCAAATGTAAAATTCAAGTATCATTTGTTCATCAACTAAACTTCCAATTAATATTACAGTGGAGTAACTACTCCCCTGTTTCAATGAATAAGTCTCATATTTTCTTTAAAAATCAAGCCATGTAAAGTCTGATAATTCTTTTAGAAAAAATATATCAACAAGTTGTATGTATGTATATTTTAACCAAGCACATCCTGTAAAATGTGAAACAGTTGTATATATATTTTAACCAAGCACATCTCTGTGGTGCAGCACATGCTTTGACACTCCATCTTAACATGTCTGCAGAGgctcactaataataatgatattGTATAGTTGCTACATTTCTACAAATAAAAGCATTAAAACAAGGTGAACAAGAAAGATTCAGAGGTGACCTACATTTTTTCTTGGCCAGGTGATGCAATGTGCCTTAGTGTCTCCCATTTGAATCATTCTGCCTTTTGGTATTGGCAGGGCAGTTGTTTTCTTGAAGACCACGTTCACCAAAACTTTGACAAACTCCTCATTTTCAATTTCCTGAACTGTTCCCAATGCCACCATCTGTAAGCTGTTTGGCGAAGTCAACCCCACTTCAATGCCAGTTTTCATTTTATTTGCCTACATTATGCCAGAATATTAATCAGCAATATCATTTGCCATATTAGCTAACATACTAATTAGTGTGGCTACAGTCAAATTATAGTGTACTTTTTTGTGAGGTTGGTTCAATTCAAAGCAACCCAACAGTTCAAGCAACCAATTGTACAGCGAACAACAAACCAATGTGTGGTAAAATTGCTAACATACTAACCTTCAGTGGATTCCTTGCTCTAAACCAATCATTATGTTCATCAGTGCATCGTTTTGTACTATGACAATCACCTTCCTTGTCAGCAATGTTCTCTTCTAGCTTTTCCTCTTTTACCTTGACTAAGAGTGTGTTGTCTGTTAGCATATTCCTGTAAGAGCATTTTGGCTTCTGCACTACACTAACTGAAGTAATGACCACATCATCACTAAGTTCTTCTAGCTTATCATCAATAAGTTCTTCTAGCTTCCTCTTCTTCGGTCTCTTACTTATTGTTCCTGTTGGTGTTGCAACTGTTGTTGCTTGGCTTTCTACATTGCCCTGTGATCCTTCGATATAATCTCCCGACTTAGCATTTTTCCTTCTTTTACTTGTTCTTGGTGATTTCATTTCTTGACTGCCTTGTTCTGAGATAGTTTTTACTGCTTTCGGTTTCGGCGACAACATTTGACTAAGACCAAGCAAACATGCTTCCTTCAATGCTGATGATGTTGTGCCTTGGTTTGTTGTCGACTTTTTTGTTCTTGTCCTGGTTGATGTCTGGCTGCTGAGTGTTCCTGCATCTGTTGTTGATCCCTTGGGTGGTGGTGCTGATATCATGGGTTCTGATGCTGCTGCTTCTGACCCATTGAGTGTTGTTGTTGATCCCTTGGCTGATCCAGCTGCTTCTGGTAACTTGTGTGCCGCTGCTCCTGATCCCTTGGGTGCTGCTTTTGATCCATTTAGTGTTGTTGATCCAGTGGATGCTCCAGTTGCTTCTGGTACCTttcgtgctgctgctgctgctgaagcctTGAGGGCTATTGTTGATCCGTTGGCTGCTACAGCTACTTCTGGTATCATCGGTACTGATGCTGCTTCTGACCCATTGATTGTTGTTGTTGATCCCTTGGCTGATCCAGCTGCTTTTGGTACCTTGGCTGCTTCTGTTGTTGCCTTTGATCCCTGGACTGTTTCTGGTGCTGTTTTTTGGGCACATGTTGTTGCTGATCCCTGGACTGTTGCTGGTGCTATTTTCTCGGCATGTGCCGCTGCTTTTCCTGGTGCCTTGAAAGGTGATTTGAATGGAGCTGATGTTGACTTCAATGTTGTTGATGTTGGTACCTTCAATGTATTATGACTTGATGATGGTGCACTTGTTATGCCAGATGCTATTGATGTTGATGCTGATATTGTTCTGCCTGGTGCACTGGAAGCTTCCTTTGTTTGTTCTTGCTCAGGTTGTGCTTGCTTATGCGTCGACAGCTCAGCTAGTGTTGACGCCGCTAATTCTTCTGCGACTGCTTCTTCTTGTTCCTGGTTTCCATGCATTTCATCTGTATGTCCATCTCGTTGACATGCCATCAGGTAATTTACCTTCTCTTCCAATTGTTGACTCCTTGCCATGAGTGTTTCCACGTAGCCTCTGAGCTAAATGTTCTCCTGCTTAGAATCCCTTAATGCTTCTACAGCTTCATTCAGTACCTTTGATGCTTTCCCTCCTACCAGTAGTCCAAATCCATGTCTTCTAGAATTCCTAGGTGGTGAGAACAATTCTGAGTAGAGGTCACCATCCGTGTGCTGCTCGCCAACTAGTTCTAGGTTTTGTTGGAAACGTTCATTTATCAAAGCCTACCATCAAATTTAAGCAACACATTCATTAGATGGTAGATGCTATAGTAATTTGTGAGTTGCATTTGCATTAATTTCAGGGAATATGACTTACAATTTTGGTTGCACAGAAATCATTCACTGGCAATCCATCTTTGTTTGTATGAACAATTCGGAAAAGTTATGTCCTAGACACTGGTTCTTCCCTGCCTCAGTTCCTAGAGGAGTGCAAGTGCATATGTCAGTATATCATATTTAAAATGTTTCTGCAAAACTTATCATTGTGTACAACCATGCATTCAAATGTACCTCCTGATCATGTACAACAGCAAAACTACGTGTTCCAGCTGTATGCAGACGGTTAGCTTGATTTAATCTGGTGTTTCTGTTCTTAGATGCCAGTACCTGCATAAAATCCTTATTAGCTAAACAAGCACACCACATCTTTACTGTGACTAAAAAGTGCCTGAAGTAGAAAGTCAAAGTACTCAAAACTAGCACATAAGATGGGTTACTGACCATTCAACAACTTTTCCTCCAGTACTTGCACAGTGCTCTCCACTGTGCTCCATGAATTCTTTGCCCATAGCCATTtgcaacattctggttaaccgacaATTCCGCATTCTAGAAAGTGTTTTTCAGATAGCACTTAAAGGCTCTCCACTTCTTGCAGGCTGATTTCATCACCCATTCCTTGTGTGCTTCAGTTAGGTTGAAGAAATCCTGTCAAAAAGAAATGTTTATGAGATACATTCTCCATTTGTGATGACATTAGCAGTAATCATTGAAAAAAACTAATTACCTTCACAGTCATCCATAACTTTTCTTTTTCTGCAGTTGGAACCTTTCTCCAACGCACATGACCCATTGATACGTCTTTTCCTTTAACCAGATATGCTATGAAGTTTGTTAATTGTGAAGTATTCACTCCACATGGTTGTCCAAGATTGTTGAATTCAACAATCACTTTGTTATGAGGACCATGCCTTTGCCAAAACTTCTTCATATCAGTACGCCCTCTTCTTCTTTTCGGCTTGACTGAAACATTAAAACAGTACAACGAGTAAGAACCTACAACAGTTCTAGCACATGGAATCCAGCAAGCCAGAGCCTACAACAGTTGTAGCACATGGAATCCAGCGACCTGACGACCATACCTTGTTGTGCTTCAAGTTGTCCTCTATCTTCAGGTtgttcaatttcctcctcttcttcttcttcttcttcttcttcttcttcttcttcttcaggttcctcctcttcttgttcctcctcttcttcactGTCCTGTTCTATGTTATCTactgcttcatcttcggtatcgTCACTATCATTTTGTTTTTCCCCTTCTGAATCATATATCCTTGCAGACTGCAATTTGAATAGTTTTCCAATTCAGTAATTATAGACTGCAAATTGAATGAGTTTTTCTTATCTAAAATGATGCATGAATGAGAACTTACTTCTAGCATATCGTAGTAAACTCCATTTTCCCTACCTTCCTTCATAAGAGCTATTCTTTCCATTTCATTGGAGATGAGTTCATATGGTTGTACATCTCTTGTAGGCAGATTTAATTTCTTTAGTTTGTGGTTGAGCATGCTCATCTTCCTTTCTTGGCTTTTCCAGCATTTTTGTTCCTGCATGAATAATAAATGGCATTGTCAACGTATATAAAAAAAAATCCTTGTTGACAAGAAAATGGTGCAAAAACACTCACATTTTTCAACGTCCACACCATCCATATCAAAGAAATCTCTAATTGTTGGAGTGATTACAACGTTCCATTCAACATCAACTGGGTCTTGCACATAGTAAACTTGTATGGCTTGGCTTGCAAGAATAAACGGTTCGCTATGTTCGTCTTGTGCATTGTAGGTATGGTTGAAATTGACATCGGTTATTCCGAAACCATCCAACTCCCTAACTCCGTTACTTTTTACCCAATCACATTTGAATAACACTACATGGCCTCCATTTGAGTAATTTAACTCAATTATTTGACTAATTCTACCATTGTaggtactgcatttgtactgaggAAGGATCGACGCCAATCCATTGAGGAAGTGAGGGCGACCTCGTCCTCGATCACCTCCGTCCTCACGAGCTCGACGAGCCCTCACGAACTTCTACTGTGACGGAGATCACCTCCTTGAaggaggtgatacgtctccaacgtatccataatttctgatgttccatgcttattttatgacaatacttacatgttttgcttgcactttatgatgatttcatgcgttttccggaactaacctattaacaagatgccacagtgccagttcctgttttctgctgtttttggttctagaaaggctgttcaggcaatattctcggaattggacgaaatcaacgccaaagatcttattttctccggaaggctccagaacaccgaagaagagtcggaggagagccagggggccaccagaagggtgggccgcgcgggccagaccctggccgcgcccccctatggggaggcaacCCTGTTGAccgtcctgcgccgcctcttcgcctatataacccctttcgacctaaaaacgcagtaccaattgacgaaactccagaaagactccaggggcgccgccgccatcgcgaaacttcaattcgggggacagaagtctctgttccggcaccctgccgggacggggaagtgcccccagaagccatctccatcgacgccaccgcctccatcatgctccgtgagtagttcccccatggactacgggttcaagcagtagctagttggtatactctcctccatgtacttcaatacaatgatctcatgagctgccttacatgattgagatccatctgatgtaatcggtgttgtgtttgttgggatccgatggatgatacattgtgattagtctatctataaagtttgtgaagttattgttgttgcaatcttgttatgcttaatgcttgtcactagggcccgagtggcatgatcttagatttaagctctatacttattgcttagattgtatctacaagttgtatgcacatgtcactgtccggaaccaaaggccccgaagtgacagaaatcgggacaaccggaggggatggaggtgatgtgaggatcacatgttttcacggagtgttaatgctttgctctggtactctattaaaaggagtaccttaatatccagtagattccctagaggcccggctgccaccggctggtaggacaaaagatgttgtgcaagtttctcattgcgagcacgtacgactatatatggaaaacatgcctacatgattaatgaattgatattctttcttaatgctttatcaatcctatcaattgcccaactgtaatttgttcacccaacacttgttacttgttattggagagttaccactagtgtagatcgctgggaaccccggtccatctctcatcatcatatactcgttctatatgtcattggaagtagtatcaactatttcctggtgccattgcctctgtgttactgttaccgctgatgtgttactgttactattgctctcatattactgctgctttcacatcacccctgttattagtgcgtttccaggtgcagctgaattgacaactcagttgttaaggcttataagtattctttacctccccttgtgtcgaatcaataaatttgggttttactacccgcgaaaactgctgcgatcccctatacttgtgggttatcaagactgttttctggcgccgttgccggggaggcatagctctactcataagttcacctggggagtaca encodes:
- the LOC127302294 gene encoding probable inactive purple acid phosphatase 27, whose amino-acid sequence is MGAKPLLTAAVLLLMVAAAAAISVEDAAPDNIQPLSTLNLAAAKVAMDSASAIHASPDVLGKDGEDSAWVTVNFTTPSPSSDHWIGLFSPADFSSGIGSTKVAGQQDALPGLPMAPIKYKFGNCEPDFLSTGSGNTSFLVINQRYDYAFGLFSGGKDNPKLLAVSNKISFANPKAPVFPRLSQGKEWNEMAVTWTSGYNIGEAYPFVEWRIKGEETSKRTPAGTLTFTQSHLCGNPARGQGYRDPGFIHTAFLKDLWPNREYSYQIGHELQDGTVAWGKSSTFRASPFPGQASLQRVVIFGDMGLGARDGSSELEGFQPGAQVTTDRLIKDLPNYDAVFHIGDLSYANGFLAQWDQFTAQIEPIASKVPYNVASGNHERTFMDTGGFYNGNDSHGECGVPAETYFYVPAPAHRGKFWYAADYGMFRFCVGDTEHDWRPGSEQHAFLDSCFAGADRKHQPWLVFLAHRPLGYSSNDFYEQEGSFSEPMGRTLQPLWQKHRVDLAVYGHVHNYERTCPVYENTCTVKGKDAQSSYSGALGGTIHVVAGTGGAKLRTYAGGAWPQWSVARNESFGYVKLTASDHSTMRFEFIHSDDGAVHDAFNITRDYRDVMACAVDSCAPHTLAN